A window from Toxoplasma gondii ME49 chromosome IX, whole genome shotgun sequence encodes these proteins:
- a CDS encoding hypothetical protein (encoded by transcript TGME49_289840), with amino-acid sequence MVFPTSSVGGPSALQTRNAEASGPRMPRSTGQPERGGSSAVGQLSATNPKDRRDAPRGESSGSHKQERFAWGDVRGEHSAPTDTPRSYQSCRPASSTRLRPSQQLSGIGQLGSNASVTKQRGKCSPTKGSKRLLSSVEMQDLSHQASADTADHRTKSRYHFLVPFRTLSRSSSRIDDRRLKYVSSGVREEGKSSIESERHANSRSLLASLDGQNEQESPIFSRANSGAKHEEKTWSRHSSRAPAAEDVSDRGEEDGEKGEASDTVRSGTEGHAPVGNKLDVPTARSRVFKQPEQTKRSSSKSTVEPRGPSQPLSSVRRGSKTLFTKQHSTSKLEEEPHSPEKERNFSSVRRPSSSSKRTPSPSRGLRSGNSGKQRNSSNQPGKTKHAALETFRKTSSSGGCLREESRERRNTKTPYSTATVKPQHSRTKMMHNDSGGTSPHKHRSKYKRKNDTSTGSKENSPEKQASPSMLSKKKHGRRGGSNDCGKDRHTESEARTHSSRTRDLDLPEKTPTRLHLNSNSRGSSRDPGRHSSTEDPRERDPSRRRYERSPPKTLASVHSQKQDGEGEQAFSSNHASQRPPNSEAISKQNPSETAKRPERSRETSLERCRQQPESPRKTPLGSKNLCTSLPSSSSDHPQEDSKQSRKRDGNQTRSLSRAPSDQPGDDSEAVGASPIPPRKHRPEQILGRAFSGDSAEAVTEEELSCGPAGLSCQRSKANSRRSLIDHAVLAGETQGLLLEQLGVSPSLYRSVGASDLIKAGSKDNTGAAATLSSEKNGLPDDSGLPTTTLISKNLLHRPDGGHTARTTTCPSHDRSDFAALVRAASRSLQTAQEILARSRDNLLRSPSLPPTPATPVLPPKRSSEQPHSPALYSEEGPTRTNQVNEGVVAKLSPERKFTNEQSEQRCSGKSDPDPVSRVVEAAPPCTDQTLVCSKNASKMTSADAAHYHKSPLNANRSLQRPARKPQESERMRAAAGAGEFCEPAGNYTNTGTLQDPPRGPQETCNSSNTAMPAPFNDSGPAAEPFHSCSTEIDTGLTASSHCNRKAYGCPPRSFHVPDKTEAEDIAAQHNGLNQVLRCNATSHRSPPVSLHAGQEYRSPYFMVPLEENVSITREYRKPPPYSPLDLAKSSSLYTRSTEVVPTIFSSGLCPSSAQRSSLKTSTPVVQPFGQSSCGAKLSGLEAATSEAEPFGKKTSSLCHQLAYGDTRILWDSPSDTLSRYKQVKTPMAELPPQSALETTIGREFLPSSPAPETKKHTFPRAHSFRVSTGTLPEFLAISNVSQTAKSRFD; translated from the exons ATGGTTTTTCCGACTTCGAGCGTAGGCGGCCCCTCTGCACTGCAGACAAGGAATGCCGAAGCTTCGGGGCCACGCATGCCCCGCTCAACTGGACAGCccgagaggggaggaagtTCCGCGGTGGGTCAGCTCTCAGCCACAAACCCGAAAGATAGACGGGACGCACCGCGGGGAGAAAGTTCGGGTAGCCATAAGCAGGAGCGCTTTGCGTGGGGCGACGTCCGTGGCGAGCATTCTGCTCCCACTGACACTCCTCGGTCCTACCAAAGCTGTCGGCCTGCTAGTTCCACGCGGCTAAGGCCCAGTCAACAGCTCAGTGGAATTGGTCAACTTGGCAGCAACGCGAGTGTGACGAAGCAGCGCGGAAAGTGCTCACCAACAAAGGGAAGCAAGAGACTCCTTTCTTCAGTGGAGATGCAAGACCTCAGCCATCAAGCGAGCGCG GACACTGCGGACCATCGAACCAAGAGCAGATATCACTTCCTTGTACCGTTCCGCACACTGTCCCGGAGCAGCTCTCGCATCGACGACAGAAGGCTGAAATACGTCTCCTCAGGGGTTCGAGAGGAGGGTAAGAGTTCCATCGAGTCAGAACGACATGCAAATAGTCGATCTCTGCTGGCTTCACTGGACGGACAAAATGAGCAGGAATCTCCGATTTTTTCTAGAGCAAACAGTGGTGCAAAgcacgaagagaaaacgtggTCACGGCACTCTTCGCGGGCGCCTGCTGCCGAGGATGTTTCAGATCGGGGTGAGGAGGATGGCGAAAAAGGGGAGGCTTCTGACACAGTACGGTCCGGAACAGAAGGACATGCGCCTGTCGGAAACAAGTTGGACGTTCCTACTGCCCGATCACGCGTATTCAAACAACCTGAACAAACCAAGAGATCCAGTTCCAAGAGTACAGTGGAACCTCGCGGCCCGTCGCAGCCCCTCAGCTCTGTACGACGTGGATCGAAAACACTGTTTACAAAGCAACACAGCACAAGCAAGCTCGAGGAAGAACCCCactctccagaaaaagaacgaaacTTCAGCTCAGTTAGACGGCCTTCTTCGAGTAGCAAGAGAACACCCAGTCCCAGTAGAGGACTGAGGTCTGGTAATTCAGGCAAACAAAGAAACTCCAGTAACCAGCCCGGCAAAACAAAACATGCTGCGCTGGAAACATTTAGAAAAACGAGCAGCAGTGGTGGCTGCTTGCGTGAAGAatctcgagagagaagaaacacgaaaACGCCTTATTCCACTGCGACCGTTAAACCTCAGCACTCGCGCACCAAAATGATGCACAATGACTCTGGTGGTACCTCTCCTCACAAGCACCGAAGTAAATACAAGCGAAAGAATGATACCAGCACGGGGTCAAAGGAGAACTCGCCTGAAAAACAAGCATCACCTTCCATGCTTTCTAAAAAGAAACacggaaggagaggcggTAGCAACGATTGCGGCAAGGACAGACATACCGAATCCGAAGCGCGAACACACTCCTCTCGCACTCGGGACCTTGATTTACCAGAGAAAACACCGACACGCCTGCATTTAAATTCAAACTCACGAGGAAGCTCGCGGGATCCAGGTCGCCATTCTTCTACGGAGGACcctcgcgagagagacccGTCACGGAGGCGATACGAAAGATCACCGCCGAAGACGCTTGCAAGCGTCCATAGCCAGAAACAGGACGGCGAGGGGGAACAGGCTTTCTCGTCAAACCATGCCAGCCAAAGGCCTCCCAATTCCGAAGCTATTAGCAAACAGAACCCAAGCGAGACAGCAAAAAGGCCGGAGCGCTCGCGGGAAACGTCCCTCGAGCGATGCCGACAACAACCGGAATCTCCACGGAAAACTCCTCTTGGGAGTAAGAACTTGTGTACTTCTCTTCCTAGCAGTAGCAGTGACCACCCACAAGAAGACAGCAAACAGTCTAGGAAGAGAGATGGAAACCAAACACGGTCTTTGAGTAGAGCTCCGTCTGACCAGCCTGGCGACGACTCTGAGGCTGTTGGCGCTTCTCCCATTCCTCCTAGAAAGCATCGACCAGAGCAGATCCTTGGTCGTGCTTTCTCGGGTGATTCAGCGGAGGCTGTCACGGAGGAAGAGCTGTCGTGTGGCCCTGCTGGCCTGAGCTGTCAACGATCAAAGGCTAATTCCAGACGCAGTCTCATCGACCATGCCGTTCTGGCAGGTGAAACTCAAGGCCTGCTTCTGGAGCAACTGggagtctctccttcgttgtACCGGAGTGTCGGCGCCTCTGACCTCATCAAGGCGGGATCGAAAGACAACACTGGCGCCGCAGCTACGCTCtcttcagagaaaaacggtCTTCCTGACGACAGCGGCCTGCCGACTACCACACTGATTTCAAAGAACCTCTTGCACCGTCCAGACGGTGGTCATACTGCACGCACGACAACTTGTCCGTCTCACGACAGATCTGACTTCGCTGCCTTAGTccgcgccgcctctcgcTCGCTTCAGACGGCCCAGGAAATCCTTGCTAGAAGCAGGGACAATCTTCTCCGATCACCGTCTCTCCCACCTACACCAGCAACCCCGGTGCTTCCACCCAAGCGCTCAAGCGAACAACCACACTCGCCCGCGCTGTACTCGGAGGAAGGGCCGACGAGGACGAACCAAGTAAACGAGGGAGTAGTTGCAAAGCTCAGTCCAGAGCGAAAGTTCACAAACGAGCAGTCTGAGCAAAGATGCAGTGGAAAGAGTGACCCGGATCCGGTTTCCCGAGTTGTTGAGGCTGCACCTCCCTGCACTGACCAAACCTTAGTGTGCAGCAAAAATGCTTCGAAGATGACCTCCGCCGATGCCGCTCATTACCACAAGTCCCCTCTCAACGCTAACAGGTCCTTACAGCGTCCAGCGCGCAAGCCCCAGGAGTCGGAAAGAATGAGGGCAGCAGCCGGTGCGGGGGAATTCTGTGAACCAGCAGGAAATTACACGAATACGGGAACGCTCCAGGATCCGCCTCGCGGGCCTCAAGAAACCTGCAACTCAAGCAACACCGCAATGCCTGCTCCCTTTAACGATTCGGGACCGGCAGCTGAACCGTTCCACAGTTGTTCCACAGAAATCGACACAGGCCTTACCGCCTCGTCGCACTGCAATCGAAAAGCGTACGGCTGCCCGCCTCGCAGCTTTCACGTTCCTGACAAAACAGAGGCGGAAGATATCGCGGCGCAACACAACGGTTTGAATCAGGTACTCCGCTGTAATGCCACTTCACACCGTTCGCCACCGGTCAGCCTCCATGCGGGACAGGAATATAGGTCACCGTATTTCATGGTGCCGCTAGAAGAGAATGTGAGCATCACTCGCGAGTACCGAAAGCCTCCCCCGTATAGTCCGCTGGATCTCGCAAAGAGCTCTTCCTTGTACACAAGGAGCACAGAGGTCGTTCCCACGATCTTCTCTTCTGGTTTGTGTCCATCAAGTGCGCAACGCTCATCACTGAAAACCAGCACCCCGGTCGTCCAGCCTTTCGGGCAGAGTTCGTGCGGCGCAAAGCTGTCAGGCCTCGAAGCAGCGACAAGCGAAGCGGAGCCATTTGGCAAGAAAACGAGCAGCTTGTGTCACCAGCTTGCCTACGGGGACACGCGCATTCTGTGGGATTCTCCGTCTGACACTTTGTCGCGGTACAAACAGGTGAAGACGCCAATGGCGGAGCTTCCGCCACAGTCGGCTCTGGAAACCACGATTGGCCGCGAATTCCTGCCATCTTCGCCTGCTCccgagacaaagaaacacaCCTTTCCGAGGGCTCACAGCTTTCGAGTG AGCACGGGCACGCTGCCTGAATTCTTAGCCATTTCGAATGTATCACAAACAGCCAAGTCTCGCTTTGACTAG
- a CDS encoding hypothetical protein (encoded by transcript TGME49_289850) codes for MQTDCVGACGEANAATLHCGQSYQLPSTSHTGNTAEDLALRKDWIDLQQILSALGQYQQRVEQDHDLAESKCEAVAARASHTSLACVNGREPEQGSKHLVIESLRATMKKHLEQLFNEAEACSKTVTSQQGIVPRPSTANRREEECTSPSKCSYQLLALFDSDVHPHVCGKSQKDKPSEHGEGGHCCHRRPSPRDEPRHSDKHGGVSPSDGPNHFTRVQTQSQEPHSKNVDVESMSRRIKIKAAAVSRSSPVAGTVCVPPCSNHLRHDKERPSSPWQGDIPQMLSQKGVDAYFLGKLPIGRRRSRSAVRRGRKTRSLCPPRPHMGNKVSPPHSSESRSLNDQQSSTKVEKSNKDNRESRSSCTDGPTAADGQTPEELVTAILQNLAVQQRSCDAKVVDANAKLNGSFPQVSTAEGPVSIGIPRLVQSHYVHRPDEAQAQLWSQRSGKRDVLYRPPYCGRDEGSGASPSSCRELESSVKRRPQKAEKVCNSVMMKLQQGGGLPTTQPLPSHGTLGYQPAQADRITRIHSEFSPDESSDDHRQALAAFDSGNLRKPTKQSVPEAGQGAASPGPADNGDSSDSGLSARSSSSASTERSDEDGFWLYAVRHAQSGRRQCPARRGHLPSDHDAVSLEMSVESTLSPEHCCNQSRSPTSRLREPQTSQKAALTASLTRPTHAGSPVPGLPSSRCLAYPIASTGTCARNDSTPNSPKYTPSAVACGRARTRLQNSGFLDDNMSAAEAHSQDAVAAAQAAAMAANMAAAAAAEASRTIAQSAGRLVCGSEEMQSFLNRPEVRCADEQRSSAEKLGRPSVNGEAQEYQPFFFLTKKLRDDGQKVLEPGEEPPPKKG; via the coding sequence ATGCAAACTGACTGTGTGGGCGCATGTGGTGAGGCAAATGCTGCAACACTGCACTGTGGCCAGTCGTACCAACTGCCAAGCACTTCCCACACGGGAAACACCGCGGAAGACTTGGCTTTGCGGAAGGATTGGATTGATTTACAACAGATTCTGAGTGCCCTCGGCCAGTACCAGCAGCGTGTTGAGCAAGACCACGATCTGGCGGAATCAAAGTGTGAAGCCGTTGCCGCCAGAGCCTCCCACACCTCACTAGCTTGCGTGAATGGCCGCGAGCCGGAGCAGGGCAGCAAACACCTGGTGATCGAATCACTACGAGCCACAATGAAAAAGCATCTAGAGCAGCTTTTCAATGAAGCGGAAGCCTGCAGCAAGACAGTCACGTCCCAACAGGGGATTGTGCCACGGCCGTCCACTGCCAAccgacgcgaagaagaatgcACTTCTCCAAGCAAGTGTAGCTACCAGTTACTGGCTCTCTTCGATTCAGATGTTCATCCACATGTCTGTGGAAAAAGTCAAAAAGATAAGCCGTCCGAACACGGGGAAGGTGGGCACTGCTGCCACCGTCGACCGAGTCCAAGAGACGAGCCAAGGCACAGCGACAAACACGGTGGGGTTTCTCCATCTGATGGACCGAACCACTTTACTCGTGTCCAAACACAGTCGCAAGAGCCACATTCGAAGAATGTAGATGTTGAGAGCATGTCACGACGTATCAAAATTAAGGCTGCCGCCGTTTCCAGAAGCTCGCCTGTGGCGGGCACTGTCTGCGTCCCTCCCTGCTCGAACCATCTCCGACACGACAAGgagcgtccttcttctccttggcAGGGAGACATTCCACAGATGCTTTCCCAGAAGGGTGTGGACGCGTACTTCTTGGGAAAACTACCCATTGGGCGTAGACGGTCAAGAAGCGCGGTTCGCCGTGgacggaaaacgagaagTCTTTGTCCTCCTAGGCCTCATATGGGGAATAAAGTTTCTCCACCGCACTCATCGGAATCGCGGTCACTGAATGACCAACAGAGCAGCAccaaagtggagaagagtaACAAAGACAACAGGGAGAGTCGGAGTAGCTGCACAGACGGTCCCACTGCTGCCGACGGACAGACACCTGAAGAGCTTGTGACTGCCATACTTCAAAATCTCGCTGTACAACAGCGCTCCTGTGACGCGAAAGTGGTTGATGCAAACGCAAAACTGAATGGCTCGTTTCCGCAAGTGTCAACTGCAGAAGGTCCGGTGTCCATTGGGATTCCTCGCTTGGTTCAATCTCACTACGTTCACCGCCCCGATGAAGCTCAGGCTCAGCTTTGGAGCCAACGGTCGGGCAAAAGGGATGTCCTATACAGGCCACCATACtgtggaagagacgaaggatcTGGGGCTTCCCCATCTAGCTGCCGCGAGTTGGAGAGCTCCGTGAAACGACGTCCTCAAAAGGCTGAGAAGGTCTGCAATTCGGTAATGATGAAGTTACAGCAAGGCGGCGGCTTGCCGACGACGCAGCCGCTTCCTTCGCACGGCACACTCGGCTATCAGCCGGCTCAGGCAGACCGCATTACGAGAATTCACAGTGAGTTTTCTCCTGACGAAAGTAGTGACGACCACAGGCAGGCGTTAGCTGCATTTGACAGTGGCAACTTAAGGAAGCCAACGAAGCAAAGCGTTCCGGAAGCGGGGCAAGGAGCAGCGTCACCTGGCCCCGCTGACAACGGCGATTCAAGCGACAGTGGCTTGTCTGCAAGATCTTCCTCGTCAGCATCTACTGAGAGATCAGATGAAGATGGATTCTGGTTGTACGCTGTTCGACACGCCCAATCAGGCCGGCGCCAGTGTCCAGCGCGTCGTGGACATTTGCCGAGTGACCACGATGCCGTGTCCCTCGAGATGTCAGTGGAATCCACGCTGTCTCCAGAACACTGCTGCAATCAGTCAAGGTCGCCGACCAGTCGGCTTCGTGAACCGCAAACAAGCCAAAAGGCCGCGCTGACGGCAAGTCTCACTCGaccaacgcatgcaggctcTCCTGTCCCAGGATTACCTTCCTCTCGTTGCCTGGCTTATCCGATTGCCAGCACAGGGACTTGTGCACGGAACGACTCCACTCCCAACTCCCCTAAATACACTCCGTCCGCTGTAGCCTGTGGAAGGGCGAGGACACGGCTGCAAAACAGTGGTTTCCTCGATGACAACATGTCTGCTGCAGAAGCGCACAGCCAGGATGCAGTTGCAGCAGCACAGGCTGCCGCCATGGCCGCGAATATGgcggctgcagctgcagccgaGGCGAGTCGGACAATTGCCCAATCCGCCGGCCGGTTGGTTTGCGGGAGTGAAGAGATGCAGAGTTTCCTCAACCGACCAGAAGTACGCTGTGCAGATGAGCAGCGCTCTTCCGCTGAGAAGCTGGGCCGTCCATCAGTCAATGGAGAAGCGCAGGAGTATCAGCCCTTCTTTTTTCTAACGAAAAAACTACGGGACGACGGACAGAAAGTCCTAGAACCAGGTGAGGAGCCTCCGCCCAAAAAAGGGTGA
- a CDS encoding hypothetical protein (encoded by transcript TGME49_289860~Signal peptide predicted by SignalP 2.0 HMM (probability 0.999) with cleavage site probability 0.380 at residue 23~Predicted trans-membrane domain (TMHMM2.0):3-26:88-111), producing MRPLVLAACVAAVVIAFTQSVQCLSHVPKWVHDMRVQRVAELKEQIAKASESSASSFAGVDSNDIARLAEELACLQSEEDRLQDDKRSVALFATIVMVVLFLLFFLTTVHMDEAIKDASIFQSGRADLLHLRL from the exons ATGAGACCTTTAGTGCTTGCTGCCTGTGTGGCGGCAGTTGTCATAGCGTTCACTCAATCAGTTCAATGTCTCAGCCACGTGCCCAAGTGGGTTCATGATATGCGGGTACAGCGTGTCGCAGAACTCAAAGAACAGATCGCGAAGGCGTCCGAA AGCTCTGCCAGTAGTTTTGCTGGAGTTGATTCTAACGACATTGCCCGCCTAGCCGAAGAACTTGCGTGCCTTCAATCAGAGGAGGACAG GCTGCAAGATGACAAGCGATCAGTTGCTCTTTTTGCCACTATCGTCATGGTAGTCCTATTCTTGCTGTTCTTCCTCACAACGGTG CACATGGATGAAGCAATCAAAGACGCCAG CATTTTTCAAAGCGGGCGGGCAGATCTACTTCATCTTCGCCTCTGA
- a CDS encoding hypothetical protein (encoded by transcript TGME49_289870~Signal peptide predicted by SignalP 2.0 HMM (probability 0.974) with cleavage site probability 0.372 at residue 21), with product MKVSRRTLFLIVALTAGLEVAVEVNSVKTKSGQFSSGLGSEASQFSRQTLPGLTLEVQPDDDDEDDDLFPDELGASYEGVLSSMTSLSPEEMTAAEDNIFVPQEVPGAKEVSSINHYCESSGAETDTDRSTLLTHCGFWNEHSKTAVV from the exons ATGAAGGTCAGCAGAAGGACACTGTTTTTGATTGTCGCACTGACAGCTGGATTAGAGGTAGCTGTTGAGGTGAACAGTGTGAAGACGAAAAGTG GACAGTTTTCCTCTGGACTAGGCAGTGAGGCTAGCCAATTTTCAAGACAAACCCTCCCTGGTTTG ACTCTCGAGGTCCAGCCCGATGACGATGACGAGGATGACG ACTTGTTTCCGGATGAGCTTGGCGCGTCGTACGAGGGAGTTCTCAGCTCCATGACAAGCCTGTCCCCTGAG GAGATGACAGCGGCTGAA GACAATATCTTTGTGCCTCAGGAGGTACCTGGCGCCAAGGAGGTGAGTAGCATTAATCATTACTGTGAATCCTCGGGCGCTGAGACGGACACTGACAGGAGTACTCTCCTCACTCACTGCGGTTTTTGGAACGAGCATAGCAAAACAGCGGTGGTGTGA